The Nitrospira sp. genome includes a region encoding these proteins:
- a CDS encoding cyclic nucleotide-binding domain-containing protein, translating into MGSEYIEIDVSAYAPRMQRTLLELNFLPVAYVPAMVFYQVERLDIVKMVRLNKRQDLGPLGLTGPVQAVADVVMRGFSTCVIAPRMARAIKEVPLFHGMNTEQATRLAGVCTVKSMRRGKRLFAEHDPTDRLYVVLQERVIISGGPSLAIMGTIHTGETCGEVSLLSARPHSATAMAVKEIEVAELPRKDLEDLIRRRPDIGVIIYRNLAIGLGDKLLRSGEWKRDQERSAAGRLLH; encoded by the coding sequence ATGGGGAGTGAATACATTGAAATCGACGTCAGTGCTTATGCGCCACGCATGCAGCGAACGTTGCTGGAGTTGAACTTCCTTCCGGTCGCCTATGTGCCCGCCATGGTGTTCTATCAGGTCGAACGACTCGACATCGTGAAAATGGTACGGCTGAACAAACGACAAGATTTGGGGCCACTCGGTCTGACCGGGCCCGTTCAAGCCGTGGCCGATGTCGTGATGCGCGGATTTTCGACGTGCGTCATCGCGCCTCGTATGGCGCGGGCGATCAAAGAGGTCCCGTTGTTTCATGGAATGAATACCGAACAGGCGACCAGGTTGGCCGGAGTGTGCACGGTGAAAAGCATGCGAAGAGGGAAGCGACTCTTTGCGGAGCATGATCCAACCGACCGGCTCTATGTGGTGCTTCAAGAGCGGGTTATCATCAGCGGCGGACCTTCTCTGGCCATCATGGGCACCATCCATACCGGAGAAACCTGCGGAGAAGTCTCTCTCTTGTCGGCCAGACCTCACTCTGCCACGGCGATGGCCGTGAAAGAGATCGAGGTCGCCGAACTTCCTCGGAAAGACCTGGAAGACCTCATTCGACGTCGTCCCGATATCGGGGTGATTATCTACAGAAACTTGGCCATCGGACTTGGAGACAAGCTCCTCCGCTCAGGAGAGTGGAAGCGGGATCAGGAGCGAAGTGCAGCTGGGCGCTTGTTACACTAG
- a CDS encoding SUMF1/EgtB/PvdO family nonheme iron enzyme, with translation MRHVLASMTLLCLFIGSGAAVQAAGAGDQEFSKGDNLLKNKQYVEARTALEAGIQKDPSNIQAHFNLAEACRALEAWTCAEEHYEAALDLDAKSGPTKSYLPKTKAKVWRLREETTAWRLLHEAKALVAGGKMKQAQETLESADEMGLNSEQQALHQQLQAKLPRSLSGAKKQVSAGASGGMGDADNLDRQMVLVPAGTFTRGSTLGDDEKPVRQIYLNAFRIDKFEVTVGQYARYLDATEMEEPPDWSIMNQPQHLRRPVVNVSWEDAVNYCKWAGKRLPTEAEWEKAARGTDGRIYPWGNEAPTRLHANYGRKDWDDHQALSPVGSFEAGKSPYGIYDMAGNAWEWVFDWYEHDSYKKSPEKNPIGPAKGDEKVVRGGSWLYVTDFLRSAHRFNAQPMNRQFGYGFRCAKTP, from the coding sequence ATGAGACACGTGTTGGCGAGTATGACCTTGTTGTGCCTCTTTATCGGTTCGGGAGCTGCCGTGCAGGCTGCCGGGGCCGGAGATCAGGAATTCTCCAAGGGGGACAACTTATTGAAAAACAAACAGTACGTAGAGGCACGCACGGCGTTGGAGGCCGGTATCCAGAAGGATCCGTCGAATATCCAGGCACATTTCAATCTCGCCGAAGCCTGTCGAGCCCTTGAGGCTTGGACCTGCGCGGAGGAACACTACGAGGCTGCGCTGGATCTGGATGCCAAATCCGGGCCGACAAAATCCTATTTGCCCAAGACCAAAGCGAAGGTCTGGCGGTTACGGGAAGAGACAACGGCTTGGAGGCTCCTGCACGAAGCGAAGGCGTTGGTGGCCGGTGGAAAGATGAAGCAAGCCCAGGAGACGTTGGAAAGCGCCGATGAAATGGGCCTGAATAGTGAACAGCAGGCCCTTCACCAACAGCTCCAGGCCAAACTTCCGCGGTCTCTGTCTGGGGCGAAGAAACAAGTCTCTGCCGGGGCGTCCGGAGGGATGGGGGACGCTGATAACCTCGATCGGCAGATGGTGTTGGTCCCGGCGGGGACGTTCACCCGAGGGAGCACGCTCGGAGATGATGAAAAGCCGGTACGGCAGATTTATCTCAATGCGTTCCGGATCGACAAGTTTGAGGTGACGGTTGGGCAGTACGCCAGGTATTTGGACGCCACGGAAATGGAAGAACCTCCGGACTGGAGCATCATGAATCAACCGCAACATCTGAGACGTCCGGTCGTCAACGTCAGTTGGGAGGATGCGGTCAATTACTGCAAATGGGCCGGTAAGCGTTTGCCGACAGAGGCGGAGTGGGAAAAAGCGGCGCGGGGTACCGATGGACGGATTTATCCCTGGGGCAATGAAGCTCCGACCAGGCTCCACGCGAATTACGGGAGAAAGGATTGGGACGATCATCAGGCCTTGTCCCCGGTTGGATCGTTTGAGGCAGGGAAGAGCCCTTACGGGATCTATGACATGGCCGGGAATGCGTGGGAGTGGGTGTTTGATTGGTACGAGCATGATTCTTACAAGAAAAGTCCGGAGAAGAACCCTATCGGACCGGCAAAAGGTGATGAGAAGGTCGTTCGCGGAGGGTCCTGGTTATACGTGACCGACTTTCTCCGGTCTGCGCATCGGTTCAATGCCCAACCGATGAATCGACAGTTCGGATACGGGTTCCGTTGCGCAAAGACGCCGTAG
- a CDS encoding macro domain-containing protein: MLKEVAGDILQSKAELVAHGVAPNDGFANGLALSLRQQWPAMYKDFRHYCQTFTPKAGELWAWAGAGGVRIVSLFTQEPAPSHGAKPGKATIENVNHCLKALAKLAESEKVKSVALPRLATGVGGLEWKDVKPLIDKHLGHLSVPVYVYAVYQPGAQAKEG, translated from the coding sequence ATGCTCAAGGAAGTGGCGGGGGACATTTTACAGTCGAAAGCAGAGTTGGTGGCGCACGGTGTGGCCCCGAACGACGGGTTCGCGAACGGTCTGGCGTTGTCCCTGAGGCAACAGTGGCCGGCCATGTATAAGGATTTCAGGCATTATTGCCAAACATTTACGCCCAAGGCCGGTGAATTATGGGCCTGGGCGGGTGCCGGTGGTGTGCGAATCGTGAGCCTATTTACTCAGGAGCCGGCTCCAAGCCATGGAGCCAAACCGGGGAAGGCTACGATCGAGAACGTCAACCACTGTCTCAAGGCACTCGCCAAGTTGGCTGAAAGCGAGAAGGTCAAGAGCGTCGCGCTGCCGCGTCTGGCAACCGGGGTCGGTGGACTGGAGTGGAAGGACGTGAAACCGTTGATCGACAAGCATCTCGGCCACTTGTCCGTTCCTGTTTATGTGTATGCGGTCTATCAGCCGGGTGCACAGGCAAAAGAAGGATGA
- a CDS encoding efflux RND transporter periplasmic adaptor subunit yields MAPYSRGQFLQASCRGLGICLVLAIGSACENKAIDTTSIAHNPSPASSRLLRLTPEELSRMQLELSPVARGEILSHREFPATVQANHNELAEVTALIRGRVVRVYVDVGQDVKKGTLLALLHSVDLGVAEGEYLKSGARLEEAERSHVRATELYENKAVSLAELQRREAAMKAARAEARETRNRLELLGVPREEINRLDREHTIKANMPLHAPFDGRVITRNITKGEVVETDQKLFTVANLTDVWVIGNVPEKDVRFIRKDQHVNVVLAAYPHALFTGIITYIGDVLDPATRTMSLRVTVSNPDRLLKPEMFAIVSVMSTSSPDALSVPLSAVQDGPTGKMVFVQQEVGEFEARTVKLGNEDGDVVRVLEGVKAGEQVVTKGSFVLKSEMERHKIEPTP; encoded by the coding sequence GTGGCACCATACAGCAGAGGACAGTTCTTACAAGCCAGTTGTCGAGGTCTGGGGATCTGTCTCGTCCTTGCGATAGGGTCGGCTTGTGAGAACAAGGCGATCGATACCACTTCCATCGCGCACAACCCGTCTCCTGCATCATCACGACTGTTGCGTCTGACCCCGGAAGAGTTATCCCGAATGCAGTTGGAGCTCTCGCCGGTGGCGCGGGGAGAGATCCTTTCCCATCGTGAATTTCCCGCCACCGTTCAAGCCAACCACAACGAATTGGCTGAGGTCACGGCCCTGATTCGTGGCCGAGTTGTGAGGGTTTATGTCGATGTCGGGCAGGACGTGAAAAAAGGCACGCTCTTGGCTCTGCTCCACAGCGTCGACCTCGGTGTGGCGGAGGGTGAATACCTCAAATCAGGGGCCAGGCTGGAGGAAGCAGAACGATCCCATGTGCGAGCCACAGAGTTGTATGAGAACAAGGCGGTCAGCCTTGCTGAATTACAGCGGCGTGAGGCAGCCATGAAGGCCGCCAGGGCTGAAGCCCGTGAGACCAGGAATCGTCTGGAGCTGCTCGGTGTGCCGCGCGAAGAAATTAATAGGCTGGATCGCGAGCATACGATCAAGGCTAACATGCCCTTGCACGCACCGTTTGACGGCCGGGTCATCACACGAAACATCACGAAGGGAGAAGTCGTCGAAACAGACCAGAAGCTCTTCACCGTGGCCAATCTCACCGACGTATGGGTGATCGGTAACGTGCCCGAAAAAGACGTCCGATTCATCCGCAAGGACCAGCACGTCAACGTGGTGTTGGCGGCCTATCCCCATGCCCTCTTCACCGGGATCATTACCTATATTGGCGACGTCCTCGACCCAGCCACGCGCACCATGAGTCTGCGGGTTACAGTCTCGAACCCCGATCGATTGTTGAAGCCAGAAATGTTCGCCATCGTCAGTGTGATGTCCACATCAAGTCCAGATGCGCTGAGTGTCCCGCTTTCGGCTGTCCAGGATGGACCGACCGGCAAGATGGTCTTCGTCCAACAGGAGGTCGGTGAGTTCGAGGCACGGACGGTCAAGCTGGGGAACGAAGACGGGGATGTGGTCAGGGTGTTGGAAGGGGTCAAGGCGGGGGAACAGGTCGTGACGAAAGGCTCCTTCGTCCTGAAGTCTGAAATGGAGCGACATAAAATCGAGCCCACGCCATGA
- a CDS encoding amidohydrolase, producing the protein MAVIAPELYDRLVVLRRTLHQYPELSGQETRTASAIGKFLHDLGIPHRMNIAGYGVVADIPGDSGVPCVVLRADMDALPIQEETGLEFLSVHRGVMHACGHDGHTTMLLGAAALLSQEPDLPAPVRLIFQPAEEKGTGAIAMIKEGALDGAGLIFGGPSGSALPPWDYCGERGAGQCIVG; encoded by the coding sequence ATGGCAGTGATTGCTCCGGAGCTCTATGACAGGTTGGTCGTTCTACGACGAACGCTCCATCAGTATCCTGAGCTGAGTGGGCAGGAAACTCGGACGGCCTCAGCCATCGGCAAGTTTCTTCACGATCTTGGCATTCCTCACCGCATGAACATCGCGGGATATGGGGTCGTGGCCGACATTCCCGGGGATTCCGGAGTGCCTTGTGTGGTGCTCCGTGCCGACATGGACGCGCTCCCCATTCAAGAAGAAACCGGTCTCGAATTTTTGTCGGTACACCGTGGCGTCATGCATGCCTGCGGGCACGATGGTCACACGACGATGCTGCTCGGCGCTGCAGCGTTGTTGTCTCAAGAGCCAGACTTGCCGGCACCGGTACGATTGATTTTTCAACCGGCGGAAGAAAAGGGGACCGGTGCGATCGCCATGATTAAGGAAGGTGCACTCGATGGGGCTGGTCTCATCTTCGGTGGCCCATCTGGATCGGCATTACCACCCTGGGACTATTGTGGTGAGCGAGGGGCCGGTCAATGCATCGTCGGATAA
- a CDS encoding glutathione S-transferase family protein: MEIQAQFPHEQSPAGEFQRQADSFRSWVTANGSSGYPAAADRYHLYVSWACPWAHRTIIVRKLKRLESVIGMTVVDPIRDERGWAFREGPGHSLDPVNGFSFLSEAYKATDPHYIGRFTVPILWDRITQRIVTNSDDDLMRIFNGEFNRFTESPTDLYPDGLRQEIDELNSFIYENVNDGVYRAGFATSQLAYERAARRLFTALDQLDARLATRRYLFGEECVETDWRLFVTLIRFDAVYHGHFKCNVRRILDYPNLFGYLKDLYQTDGIAETVNFDHIKRHYYITHDDINPTRIVPIGPDQDLTGTHGRERLSG; encoded by the coding sequence ATGGAAATCCAGGCCCAATTTCCACATGAACAATCGCCTGCCGGCGAATTTCAACGCCAGGCCGATTCCTTTCGCAGCTGGGTCACCGCCAATGGCAGCTCCGGCTATCCAGCCGCGGCGGATCGGTATCATCTCTATGTGTCATGGGCTTGTCCTTGGGCCCATCGAACGATCATCGTTCGCAAACTGAAGCGGCTCGAGTCCGTGATCGGAATGACCGTAGTCGATCCGATTCGCGATGAGCGAGGATGGGCGTTTCGTGAAGGTCCTGGGCACTCCTTGGACCCCGTCAATGGATTTTCGTTTCTGAGTGAGGCCTATAAAGCGACCGACCCACACTACATCGGACGCTTTACGGTCCCGATACTCTGGGACCGGATCACTCAACGCATTGTCACCAACTCCGACGACGATCTGATGCGAATCTTCAACGGTGAATTCAACCGATTCACTGAAAGTCCGACCGACCTCTATCCGGATGGGCTCCGACAAGAGATCGATGAGCTCAACAGCTTTATCTACGAGAATGTGAACGATGGCGTGTATCGAGCGGGGTTCGCCACATCTCAACTGGCCTATGAACGAGCGGCACGGCGATTGTTTACGGCACTGGATCAACTCGATGCACGGCTTGCCACGAGACGGTACTTATTCGGCGAGGAGTGTGTGGAAACCGACTGGCGGCTCTTTGTGACGCTCATTCGCTTTGATGCGGTATACCACGGACACTTTAAGTGCAATGTCAGGCGGATTCTCGACTATCCGAACCTTTTCGGGTATCTGAAAGACCTGTACCAAACAGATGGCATCGCCGAGACCGTCAATTTCGATCATATCAAGCGGCACTACTACATCACACACGACGATATCAATCCGACCCGTATCGTCCCGATCGGACCCGATCAGGACCTCACTGGTACCCATGGGCGAGAGCGTCTATCCGGCTAG
- a CDS encoding efflux RND transporter permease subunit, whose amino-acid sequence MIVSLLAFSLKQRILVIGLACLLSVMGVFAFELIPIDAYPDVTNIQVQVLTEAAGLSPVEVERFITYPLELQLTGLPGLAEIRSLSKFALSQITVVFNDNVDVYFARQLVLERIMAAKERLPEGLDPVMAPVTTGLGEVFHYYLEGPSTLRQAQDGRLRTGSDATTDAMVIQTELTDQRTLQEWVLRPQLKSVPGVIDVNGMGGFVKQYQVVVDPAKLRKFDITLHQIYEAAVKNNANAGGNVLERHAERAIVRGIGLIKTVGDIESIIVKEVGGTPVFVRDVAEVRIGHAVRHGAVVLNGAREVVIGTVLMLRGGNARQVVEAVKTKVADLQQSNTLPAGTKLIPFYDRIELVNAAINTVRDALLEGIVLVVFVFVFFLGHVRSAIIVTVTLIVTPLVTFIAMERLGLSANLMTLGGLAIAIGEIADGSLVMVENAYRHLAQHSGASEESRLSVILHAAKEVGRPILFGILIISVVFLPLMTLQGMEGKMFAPLAYTLVIALVASVAVTLTLSPVLASLLLRGDHPKETRVTLWMKQRYLPVLEWTLRHRGLILAGSTAIVLGSLTLVPFVGREFIPLLEEGSLTPQVVKLPSVSLSESIELEKQTQKAMLEFPEVKTAVSRIGRAEIPYHPEDLYESDPIVSLHDRSTWKTATTQSGLTDAMRKKLAEIPGISVLMSQPIQERVDELISGIRTQCAIKLFGDDLDVLRDKAKEIALLIQQINGVKDIKVEQVAGQPYVMIDIDRQKIARFGINVADVQELVTTAIGGRAATQVYEGERRFELSLRFPEPYRNSVTAIGEIRVKAATGALIPMSDLAKIDMREGPARISREQVKRRIYIGFNVVGRDIGGVVDEGRAKLAAVLHLPEGYSIVWGGAFENMERANARLLIVVPITLALVFFLLFWAFHSLRDATMIILNLPFALIGGVLSLWVSGQYLSVPASIGFIELFGLAVGNGIVLVSYINQLRHEGQSIDDAILAGCSLRLRPVVMTMMTTLLGLLPLALAQGIGAEVQRPLASVVIGGVFTSTALTLVVLPTLYSVFAEQTVRKEEVPEWV is encoded by the coding sequence ATGATCGTCTCCCTTCTAGCATTCTCACTGAAGCAACGGATTCTGGTCATCGGCCTGGCTTGTCTGTTGTCCGTCATGGGCGTATTTGCCTTCGAGTTGATTCCCATCGATGCCTATCCCGACGTGACCAATATCCAGGTGCAGGTACTGACCGAAGCCGCGGGGCTCTCGCCGGTGGAGGTCGAGCGCTTCATTACCTATCCGCTCGAACTTCAGTTGACCGGGCTGCCTGGATTAGCGGAGATCCGGTCTCTTTCCAAGTTCGCCCTCTCTCAAATCACCGTCGTGTTCAACGACAACGTGGATGTCTATTTTGCGCGGCAGTTGGTTCTTGAGCGGATCATGGCGGCAAAGGAGCGACTCCCGGAGGGGCTTGACCCAGTGATGGCTCCCGTCACCACCGGGTTGGGCGAGGTCTTTCACTACTATCTCGAAGGCCCTTCGACCCTTCGACAAGCTCAGGACGGTCGGCTCAGGACAGGGTCTGATGCGACGACTGATGCCATGGTCATCCAGACGGAACTGACCGACCAGCGCACGTTGCAGGAGTGGGTCCTGCGTCCCCAGCTGAAGAGTGTCCCTGGGGTGATCGATGTGAACGGGATGGGTGGGTTTGTCAAACAGTACCAGGTCGTGGTCGATCCAGCCAAGCTGCGCAAGTTCGACATCACGCTCCACCAGATCTACGAAGCTGCGGTCAAGAACAACGCGAATGCCGGGGGTAATGTCCTGGAGCGGCATGCCGAACGTGCAATCGTGCGGGGCATCGGGCTCATCAAAACGGTGGGTGATATCGAGTCTATCATCGTCAAAGAAGTCGGTGGGACGCCGGTCTTCGTTCGCGATGTGGCAGAGGTCCGCATCGGCCACGCCGTTCGCCATGGCGCGGTCGTTCTCAACGGAGCGCGTGAAGTCGTGATCGGAACGGTCCTTATGCTTCGTGGAGGTAATGCCCGTCAGGTGGTTGAGGCCGTCAAAACGAAAGTGGCGGATCTGCAGCAGAGCAATACACTCCCGGCAGGGACGAAACTGATTCCCTTCTACGACCGTATCGAACTGGTGAATGCCGCCATCAATACGGTACGCGATGCGCTGCTCGAAGGGATTGTACTGGTGGTCTTTGTCTTTGTGTTCTTCCTGGGCCATGTCCGTAGCGCCATCATCGTGACCGTCACGTTGATCGTCACGCCGCTTGTGACCTTTATCGCCATGGAGCGGCTCGGACTTTCGGCCAACTTGATGACGCTTGGGGGGCTGGCGATCGCCATCGGCGAGATCGCCGACGGATCCCTGGTCATGGTGGAAAATGCCTATCGACACCTGGCCCAACACAGCGGGGCTTCGGAGGAAAGCAGACTCAGCGTCATTCTCCATGCCGCCAAGGAAGTCGGGCGGCCGATCCTGTTCGGCATTCTGATCATCAGCGTCGTCTTTTTGCCGCTTATGACCCTGCAAGGAATGGAGGGCAAGATGTTCGCGCCGTTGGCCTACACGCTGGTGATCGCGCTGGTAGCCTCGGTCGCGGTGACGCTGACCCTGTCGCCAGTGCTGGCCTCTCTCCTCTTGCGAGGAGACCATCCGAAAGAAACGCGCGTGACGCTCTGGATGAAACAACGGTATCTGCCGGTGTTGGAATGGACCCTCCGCCACCGCGGACTGATTCTGGCCGGCTCAACAGCGATCGTGTTGGGCAGTCTCACCCTTGTGCCGTTCGTGGGGCGGGAGTTTATTCCACTTCTTGAGGAAGGGTCCCTGACCCCTCAAGTCGTGAAGCTGCCGAGTGTGTCGCTCTCCGAGTCCATAGAGTTGGAGAAGCAGACCCAAAAAGCCATGTTGGAGTTTCCTGAAGTGAAGACGGCGGTGAGTAGGATCGGGCGAGCGGAAATTCCCTACCATCCGGAAGATCTCTATGAGAGCGATCCGATCGTGTCTCTGCACGACCGAAGCACATGGAAGACGGCCACGACTCAATCGGGATTGACGGACGCGATGAGGAAAAAGCTGGCGGAGATTCCCGGTATCTCCGTCCTCATGAGCCAGCCGATTCAAGAGCGGGTGGATGAGTTGATTTCCGGTATCAGGACCCAATGCGCCATTAAGTTGTTTGGAGACGATCTCGATGTGCTTCGCGACAAGGCGAAGGAGATTGCCCTGTTGATACAACAGATCAACGGGGTGAAGGATATCAAGGTCGAACAGGTTGCCGGACAGCCCTATGTGATGATCGACATTGATCGGCAAAAGATCGCCCGTTTCGGCATCAACGTGGCTGACGTGCAGGAGCTCGTCACCACCGCGATCGGGGGGAGAGCGGCGACACAGGTCTATGAAGGCGAGCGCCGGTTTGAGCTCAGCCTGAGATTTCCGGAACCGTACCGAAATAGCGTGACAGCCATTGGAGAAATCCGCGTGAAAGCTGCGACCGGGGCGCTCATTCCCATGAGCGACTTGGCCAAGATCGACATGCGGGAGGGCCCGGCTCGTATCAGTCGCGAGCAGGTCAAGCGCCGCATCTACATCGGCTTTAACGTTGTCGGCCGTGATATCGGGGGTGTGGTGGATGAAGGGCGAGCAAAGCTGGCCGCGGTACTCCATTTGCCGGAGGGGTATAGCATCGTATGGGGCGGTGCGTTCGAAAATATGGAGCGGGCCAACGCACGATTGCTGATTGTTGTGCCGATCACACTGGCGCTGGTCTTCTTTCTCCTCTTTTGGGCATTTCATTCGTTGCGCGACGCAACCATGATCATCCTCAATCTTCCCTTTGCATTGATCGGCGGGGTCCTGTCGCTGTGGGTAAGTGGCCAGTATCTGAGCGTCCCGGCTTCTATTGGTTTTATTGAGCTGTTTGGACTCGCGGTGGGCAATGGGATCGTACTGGTCTCCTACATTAACCAGCTGCGCCATGAAGGACAGTCCATTGATGACGCGATTCTGGCTGGGTGCAGCCTGCGACTTCGTCCGGTTGTGATGACGATGATGACCACATTGCTTGGACTACTGCCGCTGGCGCTGGCCCAAGGGATCGGGGCCGAGGTGCAACGTCCGCTTGCCAGCGTCGTCATCGGTGGGGTTTTTACGTCGACGGCACTGACATTGGTCGTCCTGCCTACTCTCTACAGTGTATTTGCCGAACAGACGGTCAGGAAAGAGGAGGTGCCGGAATGGGTGTGA
- a CDS encoding universal stress protein encodes MKVVIGIDGSKYSEWALDWVGRIPFRSAPRVTAIHSIDLNSARVPALTYPSVSGYEPDMGEVIHLLESRAKQVELGTKKRLGELGLTGSVRVEQGPIAQALLKHAGDTALIVVGSRGLDALDRFMLGSVSTAVTLHATTPVLIVKEPPHSPRRILFATDGSASSGKALQFLLKRFKATADGKPLVILLVHVMPFLRYMAVKEAGEQLLAQEAAKLEKVGYRVRQFPQVGPAAEEIMKVVNLEQPDLIVTGAKGLSAVARFLQGSVSLKLVQQPACSVLVVR; translated from the coding sequence ATGAAGGTCGTGATTGGGATCGATGGGTCGAAATACTCGGAATGGGCGCTGGACTGGGTGGGGAGGATTCCCTTCCGTTCTGCGCCTCGGGTGACGGCGATCCATTCCATCGATCTTAATTCCGCTCGGGTACCTGCTCTCACATATCCATCTGTCAGTGGGTACGAACCAGATATGGGGGAGGTGATTCATCTGCTGGAAAGCCGAGCGAAGCAGGTGGAACTTGGTACGAAGAAACGGCTGGGTGAGTTGGGATTGACCGGCTCTGTCCGTGTGGAACAAGGGCCAATCGCACAAGCGCTGTTGAAGCATGCGGGAGATACCGCGCTGATCGTAGTAGGGAGTCGAGGCTTGGACGCCCTTGACCGCTTCATGTTGGGGAGTGTGTCGACCGCCGTGACGCTCCATGCCACGACGCCGGTCCTGATCGTCAAGGAGCCGCCTCATTCTCCTCGGCGGATCTTGTTTGCAACAGACGGGTCCGCCTCATCCGGGAAGGCACTCCAGTTTTTGCTCAAGCGGTTCAAGGCTACGGCCGACGGCAAGCCTCTCGTCATTCTTTTGGTGCATGTGATGCCCTTCTTGCGGTACATGGCAGTGAAGGAGGCGGGAGAACAACTGTTGGCTCAGGAAGCAGCCAAACTCGAGAAGGTCGGGTACCGAGTCAGGCAGTTCCCTCAGGTCGGACCGGCGGCTGAAGAAATTATGAAGGTTGTGAATCTCGAACAGCCGGATCTGATTGTGACAGGTGCAAAAGGGTTGAGTGCGGTAGCCCGTTTCCTTCAGGGCAGCGTCTCATTGAAACTCGTTCAGCAACCCGCTTGCTCAGTCCTTGTCGTCAGGTGA
- a CDS encoding peptidase dimerization domain-containing protein has protein sequence MGLVSSSVAHLDRHYHPGTIVVSEGPVNASSDNFAVEIIGQGAHGARPHESIDAVVVGSLMIMALQTIVSREVDPARPSVVSVGQFHAGTAPNVVAGQAKLEGTVRAQDPAVRQQLLNSVRRIAESIGQLHGAKISVTVIEGTPPLTPDFIVDEDSASYPSGGDYRLEQMQAEGYPALLRIERGRVKNRGIFGPMRLDYGFFKRQARRTNYFLARSGTQVVGAVGYTMDQVEHTVRVFELIALADDVVRFLLVEL, from the coding sequence ATGGGGCTGGTCTCATCTTCGGTGGCCCATCTGGATCGGCATTACCACCCTGGGACTATTGTGGTGAGCGAGGGGCCGGTCAATGCATCGTCGGATAATTTTGCCGTTGAGATCATCGGGCAGGGAGCACATGGAGCCAGACCGCATGAAAGTATCGATGCGGTGGTGGTGGGGAGCCTCATGATCATGGCGCTGCAAACGATCGTCTCCCGTGAGGTCGATCCGGCCCGGCCTTCGGTTGTTTCGGTCGGCCAGTTTCACGCAGGAACTGCACCGAACGTGGTTGCAGGACAGGCCAAATTGGAAGGAACGGTGCGGGCACAAGATCCGGCTGTCCGCCAACAGTTGCTCAACTCCGTACGCCGCATCGCCGAATCGATCGGGCAGTTACACGGGGCGAAGATCTCTGTCACGGTGATCGAAGGCACACCGCCGCTCACACCGGATTTCATCGTGGACGAGGACTCTGCCTCGTATCCGTCCGGCGGCGATTACCGACTTGAGCAGATGCAAGCCGAGGGCTATCCAGCTCTGCTGCGTATTGAACGAGGGCGAGTCAAGAATCGAGGAATCTTTGGGCCGATGCGATTGGACTACGGGTTCTTCAAGCGGCAAGCCCGCCGGACCAACTATTTCTTGGCCCGCTCCGGCACGCAGGTCGTCGGGGCGGTCGGCTATACCATGGACCAGGTTGAACACACCGTGCGGGTATTCGAACTCATTGCGTTGGCCGATGATGTCGTGCGCTTTCTTCTGGTCGAACTTTGA
- a CDS encoding GNAT family N-acetyltransferase codes for MNVECRPLTKGYAVVHIRPATEADFPAILSVQQSAFGEYVGVYTVSGWTTETLESLKEDAREKHIFVADDQGAIVGSVRFWTVAGVCVIRLLSVLPTHQRHGVGKALIREIERAAIDAHKFYACTMLRTPRNIQFFMGLGYKAETILPDHYDHLDLLCFAKYR; via the coding sequence ATGAACGTCGAATGCCGTCCCCTAACCAAAGGCTATGCCGTGGTGCACATTCGACCAGCGACTGAAGCAGATTTTCCAGCGATCCTCTCTGTGCAACAATCCGCCTTCGGCGAATATGTCGGTGTCTACACCGTCAGTGGCTGGACAACCGAAACTCTCGAGAGCCTGAAAGAAGATGCGAGGGAGAAACACATTTTCGTCGCAGACGATCAAGGAGCAATCGTCGGTTCCGTGCGCTTCTGGACGGTGGCCGGCGTCTGTGTCATTCGGTTGCTCTCGGTGCTTCCCACCCATCAGCGCCATGGCGTCGGGAAAGCCCTGATCCGTGAGATTGAACGAGCAGCCATCGATGCACATAAATTTTACGCCTGCACCATGCTGCGTACGCCTCGCAACATTCAATTCTTCATGGGCCTCGGCTATAAGGCTGAGACGATTCTCCCCGATCACTACGATCACCTCGACCTTCTCTGCTTTGCCAAATATCGCTGA